From a single Saimiri boliviensis isolate mSaiBol1 chromosome 7, mSaiBol1.pri, whole genome shotgun sequence genomic region:
- the DUSP6 gene encoding dual specificity protein phosphatase 6, whose product MIDTLRPVPFASEMAISKTVAWLNEQLELGNERLLLMDCRPQELYESSHIESAINVAIPGIMLRRLQKGNLPVRALFTRGEDRDRFTRRCGTDIVVLYDESSSDWNENTGGESVLGLLLKKLKDEGCRAFYLEGGFSKFQAEFALHCETNLDGSCSSSSPPLPVLGLGGLRISSDSSSDIESDLDRDPNSATDSDGSPLSNSQPSFPVEILPFLYLGCAKDSTNLDVLEEFGIKYILNVTPNLPNLFENAGEFKYKQIPISDHWSQNLSQFFPEAISFIDEARGKNCGVLVHCLAGISRSVTVTVAYLMQKLNLSMNDAYDIVKMKKSNISPNFNFMGQLLDFERTLGLSSPCDNRVPAQQLYFTTPSNQNVYQVDSLQST is encoded by the exons ATGATAGATACGCTCAGACCCGTGCCCTTCGCGTCGGAAATGGCGATCAGCAAGACGGTGGCGTGGCTCAACGAGCAGCTGGAGCTGGGCAACGAGCGGCTGCTGCTGATGGACTGCCGGCCGCAGGAGCTGTACGAGTCGTCGCACATCGAGTCGGCCATCAACGTGGCCATCCCGGGCATCATGCTGCGGCGCCTGCAGAAGGGCAACCTGCCCGTGCGCGCGCTCTTTACGCGCGGCGAGGACCGAGACCGGTTCACCCGGCGCTGCGGCACCGACATTGTAGTGCTCTACGACGAGAGCAGCAGCGACTGGAACGAGAATACGGGCGGCGAGTCGGTGCTCGGGCTGCTGCTCAAGAAGCTCAAGGACGAGGGCTGCCGGGCGTTCTACCTGGAAG GTGGCTTCAGTAAGTTCCAAGCCGAGTTCGCCCTGCATTGCGAGACCAATCTAGACGGTTCGTGTAGCAGCAGCTCGCCGCCGTTGCCAGTGCTGGGGCTCGGGGGCCTGCGGATCAGCTCTGACTCTTCCTCGGACATTGAATCTGACCTTGACCGAGACCCCAATAGTGCAACAGACTCGGATGGTAGCCCGTTGTCCAACAGCCAGCCTTCCTTCCCAGTGGAGATCTTGCCCTTCCTCTACTTGGGCTGTGCCAAAGACTCCACCAACTTGGACGTGTTGGAGGAATTCGGCATCAAATACATCTTGAATGTCACCCCCAATTTGCCGAATCTCTTTGAAAACGCAGGAGAGTTTAAATACAAGCAAATCCCCATCTCGGATCACTGGAGCCAAAACCTGTCCCAGTTTTTCCCTGAGGCCATTTCTTTCATAG ATGAAGCCCGGGGCAAGAACTGTGGTGTCTTGGTACATTGCTTGGCTGGCATTAGCCGCTCAGTCACTGTGACTGTGGCTTACCTTATGCAGAAGCTCAATCTGTCGATGAATGATGCCTATGACATTGTCAAGATGAAGAAATCCAACATATCCCCTAACTTCAACTTCATGGGTCAGCTGCTGGACTTCGAGAGGACGCTGGGACTCAGTAGCCCCTGTGATAACCGGGTTCCAGCACAGCAGCTGTATTTTACCACCCCTTCCAACCAGAATGTCTACCAGGTGGACTCCCTGCAATCCACGTGA